The Capra hircus breed San Clemente chromosome 25, ASM170441v1, whole genome shotgun sequence genome has a window encoding:
- the CLDN3 gene encoding claudin-3 encodes MSMGLEIAGTSLAVLGWLCTIVCCALPMWRVTAFIGSSIITAQITWEGLWMNCVVQSTGQMQCKVYDSLLALPQDLQAARALIVIAILLAVFGLLVALVGAQCTNCVQDDTAKAKITIVAGVLFLLAALLTLVPVSWSANTIIRDFYNPLVPEAQKREMGSALYVGWAASALQLLGGALLCCSCPPRDNYAPTKIVYSAPRSTGPVTGTGTAYDRKDYV; translated from the coding sequence ATGTCCATGGGCCTGGAGATCGCGGGCACCTCGCTGGCCGTGCTGGGCTGGCTGTGCACTATCGTGTGCTGCGCGCTACCCATGTGGCGCGTGACGGCCTTCATCGGCAGCAGCATCATCACGGCGCAGATCACCTGGGAGGGCCTGTGGATGAACTGCGTGGTGCAGAGCACCGGCCAGATGCAGTGCAAGGTGTACGACTCGCTGCTGGCGCTGCCGCAGGACCTGCAGGCGGCCCGCGCCCTCATCGTCATCGCCATCCTACTGGCCGTCTTCGGGCTCCTCGTGGCGCTCGTGGGCGCCCAGTGCACCAACTGCGTGCAGGACGACACGGCCAAGGCCAAGATCACCATCGTGGCGGGCGTGCTCTTCCTGCTGGCCGCCCTGCTGACACTTGTGCCGGTGTCCTGGTCGGCCAACACCATCATCCGGGACTTCTACAACCCGTTGGTGCCGGAGGCTCAGAAGCGCGAGATGGGCTCCGCCCTGTACGTGGGCTGGGCGGCGTCGGCGCTGCAGCTGCTGGGGGGCGCGCTGCTCTGTTGCTCCTGCCCGCCGCGCGACAATTACGCGCCGACCAAGATCGTCTACTCGGCGCCGCGCTCCACCGGGCCGGTCACGGGCACCGGCACGGCCTACGACCGCAAGGACTACGTCTGA